The Bos taurus isolate L1 Dominette 01449 registration number 42190680 breed Hereford chromosome 16, ARS-UCD2.0, whole genome shotgun sequence genome includes the window TGGGAGCATCATCCAGATAGTTAATAGAGCTGCTTCTGTGTAAATGCTATTTTAAACACTAAAAATCGTTTAATTTTATGGGACTGATGTGTGACCTGTGTCTCTTCCACACTTCAGGAGGTTGGGATGCAGGGGCTGGGTCAACTTCCCCAGGGTCCAGTTGAGAACTGACCCAGGACTGGCTTGGTGCTGTCCTCTGGGTGCCAGCTCACCAAGGCCCTGCCCACAGCTGACCTGGCAGGCAGTCTTGTATCTGTGGTGCTGGCTCCTGgctctggggcaggggtggggtggggggtaggggtcCCTGTGGCTGGTGCTGGCCATAGTGCTGACCCCCCAACCCTGCCTGGGCTCTGTCCGTGGTGCTGGAGGTGACTGGCCCCCATTCTGCTGGCTCACCGgccagggagagagaaggaagcttGGTGCCCCCTCCCTTCTGAGGAGGCCTCTGCCTTATGCTGGGGCCCAGGTCAGGTACACACCCCTGCAGAGGGGTTGAGAAAGCCCCACCCACCTCCCAATATCCCACTCTTGTGATGCTTGGAGAGGATGCTGGGTGGGGGCCTCCCACTGGGCCCAGCCAGGCAAGTGACACCCAGCTTTGCCTTCATGTGGTCCCTGGGGTCTTCCCTGAGCGCTCAGTGTAGGATTCATGGAGCCCCGAGAATCCTCTATGGGCCTCTGACTGGAACAGTGGGGCTGGGTCACCTGTGTAGGCCAGGGCTCGGCCAGGACAAGACAGAGCCTAACTCTGGGGCCCCAGGTGATGAGATCCCATTGGGCTGAGGCTGCTTATGCACTCTGGAGGTCACTCTGGGGTCAACGTGAGCAGAATCTAGGGCTGTGAGTCTCAGTGGAGTCAAAGCACAGTCTTCAGGTTGCTGCATGGAGACTTGGTTTGGGGATACCTCAACGAGGTCTGAATTCACTGGGGTGAGGTCACTGACTCAAGGATCACTTGTTTTTCCCCTGAGTCTCCTCCCCGTGCCCACTGCCGCCCTGCCCTCTGGCATCGCTGGGACCCCCTCCCAAGAAGAACTCGGGGGTGTTGAGGTCTGGCCGCCACAGCAGCAGGTAGCACTTAGGCAGGTGGAAGGTGGTCAGGATGCCCAGCACACAGAAGAGAATGGTGCCCATCTGCACAGGGGGGTGGGAGACCACATGTACATTGGCAAAGAGGGggatgtaggagacccaggtgaTGAAGTAGGCCAGCATGGCAAAGGTCAGGCCACGGGCGCTATTGTAGTGGCCAGGCCGGCTCTGTACCAGGAAGGTGCCCAGGAAGCAGAGGAAGGCCAGCATGGCATTGGTGGCATGCACCACTCCGAACATGATCCAGGAGCTCACACGGCAGTGCACCAGTGCCTCCGTGGGCAGCGCATGCCAGTTTGTTACAACCACTGGCGGGAAGACTGCCAGGTACCAGGAGCAGAGCGCCGCCTCTGCCAGCATGGCAAGCAGCACTACCAGCCAGGCCCAGGGCCCCCGCAGGCAGCTATGGAGCCAGTCTGTCCAGCTGGGTGGCAGCTCTGAGCCCACAAAGATCTCGGCTGCCAGCAGGAATAGTGTGCTCAGGCAGCCGGTGAGGGGGAGGTGGAGCAGCAGCTGCTGGCCCATGCAGCTGGCAGTGCTGGGCCGGCCAGGGAACAGGAGGACGCTGAGGCAGACCAGGCCCAGGCAGGCCAGGCCGAAGCAGGCCCGGGGTCCCCCTGCGGCCTGAACTAGTGGGCTGTCCCGGTGCCAGGTGAAGAGTCCCAGGGCCACCAGCACCAGACCCAGAACGATgcccagcagcaggagcagcccaAGCACAGCCGGCTCCCCCCACGCCAGGAACCTGGGCCTGCGGGGGAAGCACCGGGTACTACCGTCTGGGGACCACTGGTCCTGGTCACACTTGCTGCAGAGGGCATCGTCTAAGgcaagggaggagagagggcatGCTGGGGACCACTGGCTTTCCTGGCCTTCCTTCTGCCCCAGACCTGACCCTATGGTACCTGCCCTCACTCGGGCCTCAGCGTGGGCTGGACCCTGAGGGCTCACCTGGGTGGCGCTGGTAGCTGCCTGCCTTGCAGTCCACGCAGTCGTAGCAGCAGGAATGGAAGCCCTTCACGCGGCGCACCTGGCCTTCCCTGCACTGCCGTGAGCACTGGGACACGGGCTCCTGGCGGGCGGCAGGGCTCAGGCTCTGCGTGGCTGGCCACACTGGCCCAAGCCCTGGGGGCCGCCCCTGCTCCCCGGGCAGGACTGGTGCTCACTTGGTTTCCTGGGGTGTGCCAGATCATGCTGGAGAACTGGAGCTCCAGGCTGCCGTTGAAGCTGCCCACAGTGCGCAGCATGGGCATCCGGTCCCTCCAAACCCACAGCTTCAGGTCATAAGCAAGGTCCACATTTCCGCTGGTGTCGAACTGCAGGGTCCGGTTGTATGCGTGGAAACTCATGTTGTACATGTTGTCCAGGAGCTGGCAGTGGGGAGATCAGGGGGTGGTGGGGGAATCAGGGGAtggtggggctgggcagggagtcGCCACTGGCCAGACCCCCCTCCCCGTCCCCCATCTCCTCCTCAGGGGTGCCAGTGAATTGGGGAACGAGCCAAGAGGCACAGCTTCTGTGACCTCACCTGCCAGGGCCGCACGGGCTCCTGTGCAGGGCAGCCGGAGGAGTTGCAGAGCAGTGCTTTGTGAAGCGCATGGGCCACGCTGTACACAGCTGCGTAGGCGGCAAAAGTTTGGTGGTATAGCAGCCCATCGGTCACGTTCTCCGGGGAGGCGCGGTCACACTGCGGGCAGCGTGGCCCCACCACATGCTCCTCCAGACCCAGCCGCCCTGCCTCTAGCGAGGCACAGTAGGCGGGCTCCGCAGCCCGGGCCAGGCGGGTCTGCACATAGGATCGGAACTCGGGCATCTCAGCACCCTGATGCAGGAAGCCGAGCACCGTGCCCACCCGGTCCATGCCTGGTAGCGTCATGACCAGGCTTGAAGTCAGCCAAGCCTCGCTGGCCACCCATACCTTGGGTGAGAGCCTGTAGCGGATGCTGTAGCTGAACAGGCTGTAGGTGGCTTGGGCGGAGGAGAAGACCACCACCACCTGCACGCTGCTGTGGTTTACCTGGTGCAGCAGGCTCTGCACAGAGCCTAGCCGCGTGCCGCCAGCACGGGGCAGTGGCATCAGGCCCTCGTAAGCGATGCAGATGCCCTTGGCATTGGCCAGGCTGGAGAAGAGGCCCAGGCCCTGCCGGCCATACTCGTCATCACTGCCCACGGCGGCCACCCAGTTCCAGTGCAGCCCCCGCAGCAGCTCCACCATGGCTGTCGCCTGCACGCGGTCGCTGGGCACCGTGCGGAAGAAGGATGGGAATGTCTCGCGGTTGCTCAGCCGGTCGGTGGTGGCACCGTAGCTGACCTGCAGGCGAAGGCGGCTCCTGACACGGGGGCTCCTGAGGTGGGCGGGAGGATGGGATGTGGGGAGGGGGCGCACCTGGGGCATGAGGAAGAAGCTGAAGAACTTGCCAGTGACCAGGGCAACTTCGGACGAGTGGGGCCCAATGACAGCCAGCACACGGGGTTGGTACTGCGTGTAGTCACAGTAGGCGCCGATGCTGCGGCTGCCTGCCTTGGCCATGAACACCAGGCTGGGCTTCATCGCAACCACGGGTTCCGAGCATGTGTCGAAAAGGTCATAGCCCAGACGCAGCCCAGGGAGCAGGGTGGGTGCGTTGTTGATCTCCTCCACGGCCATCATCACAGCTAGTGCCCAGAGCAGACCGGGGGCCGACAACCTGGGGCCACAGGGGCTGCGGGTGGCCAACCCCTCTCCCCCTGACcaacctcccccagccccacccctgcaCACAATCCCAGCCTCCCTACCTGGTGCACACGGTGGCATTGGGCTGCGTCCTGTCACCCAGCCCGGTGTCATCGGCCGAGCCCAGGGGGAAGAGCCCACCCAGAATATAGTCCCCCGGCAGGCTGAGCTGCTGGGACAGGCACAATGGGGCCCCTGGCCTGATACCCAGTGCAGCCACAAGGCCCAGGAAGGTCAGGCCTAGCATGGCAGGCGGCATCTTCCAGCAGCAGGACAGACTGCTTGCACCTGAACTTCCAGTAGCAAGTGGGCGGGCAGACTGGGGCCCCAGATATGGGGAGTCAGGCGGGGAGGGGCACAGGATTTGTTTAGCAAAGTGCTTGCCTGCTCACCTGCCTCCTTGGGGCCCTGGAGTCGCCCCCACCTCCTGGGCCTCTCAGGTGTACTCACGTTGGGCTTATCCTGATGGCACCAACAGGCCctctgggtgatggtgacctGGGCAGGCAGGCTCTAGGAAGCTACTGCCCATGACATTGCTACCTGTGTCCAAACCCCTGGTACCCACCTGTTCTGCAGGGGTTGCCCTGGAGTCTCCAGCTGATGTGAGACAGTCATGGAGGTGCCAGTGGGGCAGCACACCATCCCCCCAGCCCAGGGAGGCACTGTCTATAGTCGGGGTGGAGCAGGGTGGACTGCAAGCCCAGGGGCAGCCTGAGGGGGGGTATCGCACAGCCCTGCAACCAAAAGTACAGTGGATGGCTGGCCAGCATGGCTCTCACCCATGACTGGGTGGGGAGGGTCCCGAGGTGGGGGTCAtggcctcagcctgcctgggaaCAGTGCACCTTGAGGGTCTGTGGCCTAGAAGATTCGGAGGCCACAAGGTTTCAGAGGGCAGGTGCCTTCCTTCAGGGACAGAGCTCACAGCTGGGCCTGGGTGGGGAGGCATGCAAACAAGGGAGGAAATGCTGTAACCAAATGGGCTGCAGCAGTCATACCAGCACCAGGTGTGGCAATGGACCTGAGGCCCAGGCTGGTGGCTCCTGCTTAGCCACTGGGTGCCCGGGGACTGGTCTCCCCAAGTCTGGGTCTGGGGGCCTCACTGACACCAGGCCACAGGCACCCAAGGGAGCTGGGGGAGGCTAGAGATGCCCTTCAGGGTGCAGTGGCGTCTGGCAGACGTTCACGGAATTGGTCTAGGAACCTGGTCTTTGCCTGAAACTATGGCCTTGGGGGGGGCACACATGGACGGCACGctcaccacaaacacacacacgcactacACACCCTTAGGGAGGGCGCACGAggcacagcacacacagaacgcacaccacacacacagtgcCTACACCAGCACCCACGTATGCACACAGGCACACGTGCAGCCCTTACTCTCTGGCCTTTGTCAGTAACCTTCTAGGCTCTGGCCCCCATGGGTATGGCCAGAGCTGGACAGGGTGCAGCAGCAGACCAGGAAGTGGCTTGTGCTGGGCGCTGCTGTTCAGCTCTGGCCATCAAGCAGCGTCTGTGAGGACCCTGCCTGACACGCGTCCTCTTTCTGTCCAGACCACGGCCctgcacagagcagcctctccACTGGCTGCAGCTCGGCAGATTTTCCTCTCTCTACAGGGGAGGTAGCTGACC containing:
- the TAS1R3 gene encoding taste receptor type 1 member 3 isoform X2: MPPAMLGLTFLGLVAALGIRPGAPLCLSQQLSLPGDYILGGLFPLGSADDTGLGDRTQPNATVCTRLSAPGLLWALAVMMAVEEINNAPTLLPGLRLGYDLFDTCSEPVVAMKPSLVFMAKAGSRSIGAYCDYTQYQPRVLAVIGPHSSEVALVTGKFFSFFLMPQVSYGATTDRLSNRETFPSFFRTVPSDRVQATAMVELLRGLHWNWVAAVGSDDEYGRQGLGLFSSLANAKGICIAYEGLMPLPRAGGTRLGSVQSLLHQVNHSSVQVVVVFSSAQATYSLFSYSIRYRLSPKVWVASEAWLTSSLVMTLPGMDRVGTVLGFLHQGAEMPEFRSYVQTRLARAAEPAYCASLEAGRLGLEEHVVGPRCPQCDRASPENVTDGLLYHQTFAAYAAVYSVAHALHKALLCNSSGCPAQEPVRPWQLLDNMYNMSFHAYNRTLQFDTSGNVDLAYDLKLWVWRDRMPMLRTVGSFNGSLELQFSSMIWHTPGNQEPVSQCSRQCREGQVRRVKGFHSCCYDCVDCKAGSYQRHPDDALCSKCDQDQWSPDGSTRCFPRRPRFLAWGEPAVLGLLLLLGIVLGLVLVALGLFTWHRDSPLVQAAGGPRACFGLACLGLVCLSVLLFPGRPSTASCMGQQLLLHLPLTGCLSTLFLLAAEIFVGSELPPSWTDWLHSCLRGPWAWLVVLLAMLAEAALCSWYLAVFPPVVVTNWHALPTEALVHCRVSSWIMFGVVHATNAMLAFLCFLGTFLVQSRPGHYNSARGLTFAMLAYFITWVSYIPLFANVHVVSHPPVQMGTILFCVLGILTTFHLPKCYLLLWRPDLNTPEFFLGGGPSDARGQGGSGHGEETQGKNK
- the TAS1R3 gene encoding taste receptor type 1 member 3 isoform X1; the encoded protein is MTPGWVTGRSPMPPCAPGREAGIVCRGGAGGGWSGGEGLATRSPCGPRLSAPGLLWALAVMMAVEEINNAPTLLPGLRLGYDLFDTCSEPVVAMKPSLVFMAKAGSRSIGAYCDYTQYQPRVLAVIGPHSSEVALVTGKFFSFFLMPQVRPLPTSHPPAHLRSPRVRSRLRLQVSYGATTDRLSNRETFPSFFRTVPSDRVQATAMVELLRGLHWNWVAAVGSDDEYGRQGLGLFSSLANAKGICIAYEGLMPLPRAGGTRLGSVQSLLHQVNHSSVQVVVVFSSAQATYSLFSYSIRYRLSPKVWVASEAWLTSSLVMTLPGMDRVGTVLGFLHQGAEMPEFRSYVQTRLARAAEPAYCASLEAGRLGLEEHVVGPRCPQCDRASPENVTDGLLYHQTFAAYAAVYSVAHALHKALLCNSSGCPAQEPVRPWQLLDNMYNMSFHAYNRTLQFDTSGNVDLAYDLKLWVWRDRMPMLRTVGSFNGSLELQFSSMIWHTPGNQEPVSQCSRQCREGQVRRVKGFHSCCYDCVDCKAGSYQRHPDDALCSKCDQDQWSPDGSTRCFPRRPRFLAWGEPAVLGLLLLLGIVLGLVLVALGLFTWHRDSPLVQAAGGPRACFGLACLGLVCLSVLLFPGRPSTASCMGQQLLLHLPLTGCLSTLFLLAAEIFVGSELPPSWTDWLHSCLRGPWAWLVVLLAMLAEAALCSWYLAVFPPVVVTNWHALPTEALVHCRVSSWIMFGVVHATNAMLAFLCFLGTFLVQSRPGHYNSARGLTFAMLAYFITWVSYIPLFANVHVVSHPPVQMGTILFCVLGILTTFHLPKCYLLLWRPDLNTPEFFLGGGPSDARGQGGSGHGEETQGKNK